The following coding sequences are from one Pigmentibacter sp. JX0631 window:
- a CDS encoding 3-hydroxyacyl-CoA dehydrogenase/enoyl-CoA hydratase family protein has product MVNEDRFLVRKVAVLGSGVMGSQIAAHLANANVDVVLFDLPGKDGNLNAVVQKSLAFLQKLEPTPFSVKSKVNYITPANYETNLDLLENCDLIIEAISERMDWKKDLYQKVSSHIAKHAIFATNTSGLSINSLAEALPNHLRQNFCGIHFFNPPRYMTLVEIIPQNSTNAKILDQLETFLTTTLGKGVVRAKDTPNFIANRIGVFSMLATMYHTEQFKLGFDTVDALTGTAIGRAKSATYRTLDVVGIDTLAHVIKTMGDTLPNDPWHNFFKVPNWIQALISKGAIGQKVGAGVYKKEGKEIQVIDLEKQGYRTSNQELDSSIQEILKIKDPTEKFKQIIKSTHPQAQFLWAIFRDLFHYCAVHLEDICENARDLDLAVRWGYGWTFGPFETWQAAGWKMITEAIQSDISAGKALTKTPLPTWVTDSNRVAVHFSEGSYAPSTNANAPRRQLPVYLRQYYPEKVLGEKHSYGDTVFENEGVRLWTKDDEIGILSFKSKMHAVGSDVLDGVIESVKIAEQKLKGLVVWQTEPPFSAGANLTQVTQALQSNNFSILEKMVKRFQEASMTLKHSLVPTVAAVQGLALGGGCEFVMHCSKAVAALETYMGLVEVGVGLLPAGGGCKEFALRAAKDAKGGNIFPFLQKYFENIAMAKVSRSAEDAKELGYLRPSDTIVFNPNELLYVAIAEAKAMYETGYRPPLKSKDIIVTGKGGIATFKAALVNMQAGGFISEHDFNIGSKVATILAGGEIEQGNSVSDEWLLELEYRFFIELLKTEKTQQRIEYMLKNGKPLRN; this is encoded by the coding sequence ATGGTAAACGAAGATCGTTTCTTAGTTCGAAAAGTAGCTGTTTTAGGCTCTGGGGTTATGGGATCACAAATTGCTGCGCATCTAGCAAATGCCAATGTCGACGTGGTATTATTTGATCTTCCAGGAAAGGATGGCAATCTAAACGCCGTTGTGCAAAAATCACTTGCCTTTTTGCAAAAGCTAGAACCAACTCCTTTTTCAGTAAAATCAAAAGTAAATTATATTACTCCAGCAAATTATGAAACAAATTTAGATTTATTAGAAAATTGCGATCTTATTATTGAAGCAATTAGCGAACGAATGGATTGGAAGAAAGATTTATATCAAAAAGTTTCTTCCCACATTGCAAAACATGCAATTTTTGCAACAAATACTTCTGGTCTTTCAATTAATTCTCTGGCTGAAGCTTTGCCAAATCATCTGCGCCAAAATTTTTGTGGAATTCATTTTTTTAATCCTCCAAGATATATGACATTAGTAGAAATTATTCCCCAAAATTCTACTAATGCAAAAATATTAGATCAATTAGAAACATTTTTAACAACTACTTTAGGCAAAGGAGTTGTTCGTGCGAAAGACACACCAAATTTTATCGCAAATCGAATTGGTGTTTTTTCTATGTTAGCTACGATGTATCATACAGAACAATTTAAATTAGGTTTTGATACAGTCGATGCTCTTACAGGAACTGCAATAGGTAGAGCAAAAAGTGCTACATACAGAACACTTGATGTTGTTGGAATTGATACATTAGCACATGTCATAAAAACCATGGGAGATACACTTCCTAATGATCCTTGGCATAATTTCTTTAAAGTACCAAACTGGATTCAAGCTCTAATTTCTAAAGGGGCTATTGGACAAAAGGTAGGGGCTGGTGTTTATAAAAAAGAAGGAAAAGAAATCCAAGTAATCGATTTAGAAAAACAAGGATATCGAACAAGTAATCAAGAACTCGACTCAAGCATCCAAGAAATTTTAAAAATAAAAGATCCTACAGAGAAATTTAAACAAATTATTAAATCAACTCATCCACAAGCCCAATTTCTTTGGGCTATATTTCGTGATTTATTTCATTACTGCGCTGTTCATTTAGAAGATATTTGTGAAAATGCAAGAGATCTCGACCTAGCTGTACGTTGGGGTTACGGTTGGACTTTTGGACCATTTGAAACATGGCAAGCTGCTGGTTGGAAAATGATTACAGAAGCTATTCAAAGCGATATTTCAGCAGGAAAAGCTTTAACAAAAACTCCATTACCGACATGGGTAACTGATAGTAACAGAGTAGCCGTTCACTTTTCAGAAGGAAGTTACGCACCCTCAACTAATGCAAATGCTCCAAGAAGACAACTTCCCGTTTACTTAAGACAATACTATCCTGAAAAAGTTTTAGGTGAAAAACATAGTTATGGAGATACAGTTTTTGAAAATGAAGGAGTTCGTCTCTGGACAAAAGATGATGAAATTGGAATACTTTCATTTAAAAGTAAAATGCACGCTGTTGGTTCAGATGTATTAGATGGAGTGATTGAATCTGTAAAAATTGCAGAGCAAAAATTAAAAGGTTTAGTGGTTTGGCAAACAGAACCTCCTTTTAGTGCAGGCGCAAATCTGACACAAGTTACTCAAGCTCTACAAAGTAACAATTTTTCAATCTTAGAAAAAATGGTGAAGCGTTTTCAAGAAGCTTCAATGACACTAAAACATTCTCTTGTTCCTACAGTAGCAGCTGTACAAGGCTTAGCTTTAGGCGGTGGCTGTGAATTTGTTATGCATTGTAGTAAAGCTGTTGCAGCTTTAGAAACATACATGGGACTTGTAGAAGTTGGGGTCGGGTTATTGCCTGCTGGTGGTGGTTGTAAAGAATTCGCTTTACGAGCTGCAAAAGATGCGAAAGGTGGAAACATCTTTCCATTCTTACAAAAATATTTTGAAAACATTGCAATGGCAAAAGTATCCCGAAGTGCAGAAGATGCAAAAGAACTTGGTTATTTACGCCCATCAGATACCATTGTCTTTAATCCAAATGAACTTTTATATGTTGCAATAGCAGAAGCAAAAGCAATGTATGAAACAGGATACAGGCCACCTTTAAAATCAAAAGATATTATCGTAACAGGAAAGGGTGGAATTGCTACTTTCAAAGCTGCATTAGTAAATATGCAAGCAGGTGGTTTTATTTCAGAGCATGATTTTAATATTGGATCTAAAGTAGCAACAATTCTTGCTGGTGGAGAAATAGAACAAGGTAACAGCGTTTCTGATGAATGGTTACTAGAATTAGAATATCGTTTCTTTATCGAACTGCTCAAAACCGAAAAAACACAACAAAGAATCGAATACATGTTAAAAAATGGAAAACCTCTCAGAAACTAA
- a CDS encoding MFS transporter produces MVSFKLKSTSNIFLTVLGSGIGNVVEWYSFLAYAYLTPVLSKLFFPDVNEKKSIIYVFLIFAIGFLARPFGAIFFGYLGDKIGRRMTLITSQSLMAIPSLLICLIPTHEQIGFSAAILLSILRFIQGFSIAGEYTTSLCYISEMSPKNKRGLYTSTVPSSTAIGILLSSFITLAIIHYFESNNTLYTYGWRISFFIGFLLNLVVIFIRLMLKESTAYTSQKKELGKITPKKFLSLLVKKDVLKVVLSVVLMVVAYAYFYQLVYIWNPTFLEKFMNKSSDFALFINGTFMIVFAVCIILGGYLSDKVGRKKVIILSSAAIILFFGPLFYILKTENTDLYIYLYMTFLSIFFGFYVGSSSTLFAEIFDIKIRSTALSLSYNIPYAIVGGLTPALLSYVLFNFNYLLIVLITAIIMFIAFVTAVKVKETYKKY; encoded by the coding sequence ATGGTAAGTTTTAAGTTAAAATCAACATCTAATATTTTTCTTACTGTTCTGGGAAGCGGAATTGGGAATGTTGTTGAATGGTATAGTTTTTTAGCTTATGCCTATTTAACCCCAGTTTTATCTAAACTTTTTTTTCCTGATGTAAATGAAAAAAAAAGCATCATTTATGTTTTTTTAATTTTTGCAATTGGTTTTTTAGCAAGACCTTTTGGGGCAATTTTTTTTGGATATTTAGGAGATAAAATTGGCAGAAGAATGACCTTGATCACTTCTCAATCGCTTATGGCAATTCCTAGTTTGTTGATCTGTTTAATTCCTACACACGAGCAAATAGGTTTTTCAGCAGCTATTTTACTTTCTATTCTTAGATTTATTCAAGGTTTTTCTATTGCAGGTGAATATACAACTTCTCTTTGTTATATTTCTGAAATGAGTCCAAAAAATAAACGAGGTTTATACACTAGTACTGTTCCTTCTAGTACTGCAATTGGAATTCTTTTAAGTTCATTTATTACTTTAGCAATTATTCACTACTTTGAATCAAACAATACATTGTATACTTATGGTTGGAGAATTAGCTTTTTTATTGGATTTCTCTTAAACTTAGTCGTCATTTTTATAAGACTTATGTTAAAAGAAAGTACTGCATATACCAGTCAAAAAAAAGAATTAGGGAAAATCACACCGAAGAAATTTCTCTCGCTTTTGGTAAAAAAAGATGTTTTAAAAGTTGTACTTTCAGTTGTTTTAATGGTTGTTGCTTATGCTTATTTTTATCAATTAGTATATATTTGGAATCCTACATTTTTAGAAAAATTTATGAATAAATCAAGTGATTTTGCTTTGTTTATTAATGGTACTTTTATGATAGTTTTTGCTGTTTGCATCATACTAGGTGGATATTTGTCAGATAAAGTAGGAAGAAAAAAAGTAATAATCTTATCTTCAGCTGCAATTATTTTATTTTTTGGCCCTTTATTTTATATATTAAAAACTGAAAATACTGACTTATATATTTATCTATATATGACTTTTCTTTCTATTTTCTTTGGTTTTTACGTAGGTTCATCAAGTACACTATTTGCTGAAATATTTGACATAAAAATTAGATCAACTGCATTGTCTTTATCTTACAACATTCCTTATGCAATTGTTGGTGGTTTAACACCTGCATTATTATCTTATGTTTTGTTTAATTTCAATTATTTGCTAATCGTTCTTATAACTGCAATTATTATGTTTATTGCTTTTGTTACAGCAGTAAAGGTTAAAGAAACATATAAAAAATATTAG
- a CDS encoding CZB domain-containing protein, translated as MNYDEAVKAHSSWKVKLVNYLKNPDNSLKSDDICKDNLCDLGKWIYSMENKFSSNNNFKKLKTIHADFHSEAGNIVSRIHNGEKFSEDEIIGKNSKFNTLSQQVIAALMSIQHLLV; from the coding sequence ATGAATTATGATGAAGCAGTTAAAGCGCATTCCAGTTGGAAAGTAAAACTTGTAAATTACCTAAAAAATCCTGATAATTCTTTAAAATCTGATGATATTTGTAAAGACAACTTATGTGACTTAGGAAAATGGATTTACTCAATGGAAAATAAATTTTCAAGTAATAATAATTTTAAAAAATTAAAAACCATTCATGCTGATTTTCATTCAGAAGCAGGAAATATTGTTTCTCGAATTCATAATGGTGAAAAATTCTCAGAAGACGAAATTATAGGAAAAAATTCCAAATTTAATACTTTATCACAACAAGTAATTGCCGCTTTAATGTCTATCCAGCATTTACTTGTATAA
- a CDS encoding type II toxin-antitoxin system PemK/MazF family toxin — MRQWEIWRVDLSKITDPVTLTQFSEDKNDFTYCVVVTGQNFLDTYHAPTILPILLNSTGNYSAISIDGNKETGLFCESYITCDHILTIQKNIFTRKIGTVPENLRNKIQKRLFSYFME, encoded by the coding sequence ATGAGACAATGGGAAATATGGCGAGTAGATTTATCAAAAATTACCGATCCAGTAACTTTAACTCAATTTTCAGAAGATAAAAATGATTTTACTTACTGTGTAGTTGTTACAGGACAAAATTTTTTAGATACTTATCACGCACCAACTATTTTACCTATTCTACTGAATAGTACAGGTAACTACTCTGCTATTTCTATTGATGGCAATAAAGAAACTGGTTTATTTTGCGAATCTTATATAACTTGTGATCATATCCTAACAATACAAAAAAATATTTTTACTAGAAAAATAGGAACTGTTCCTGAAAATTTACGAAACAAAATTCAAAAACGCCTGTTTTCTTACTTTATGGAATAA
- a CDS encoding NAD(P)/FAD-dependent oxidoreductase, with protein MQEFDLIVIGGGAAGFFGAISCAEKCESDPKPKILILEATNRVLTKVKVSGGGRCNVTHHQFEAKLLVQNYPRGQKELLGPFHKFQPKDTVNWFAEHGVTLKAEDDGRMFPTSNNSQTIIDCLERTASQLSISLKKNSLVVDIKKNASDLFFLETKSGDKFISKKILIATGSAPFGVKLAEILGHNLVSPVPSLFTFEISNPLIKELSGTSFQNVQLDLKVGEKVFHQKGPCLITHWGLSGPAVLKLSAFAARELFQTNYKAELIVNWEQGLSFEKAILNIEKIKKIHPKKKIVNENPFSFSKRFWDSLLLYLNIDENLIYADLNKKSIMDIAKAVTATKLFVNGKGVFKEEFVTAGGVSREEIDFRTLESKLVKGLYFAGEILDVDGITGGFNFQNAWTGSWLAGNDIAKKLLEKSST; from the coding sequence ATGCAAGAGTTTGATTTAATTGTAATTGGTGGTGGGGCAGCTGGTTTTTTTGGAGCTATTTCCTGCGCTGAAAAATGCGAGTCTGACCCAAAACCTAAGATTTTGATCTTAGAAGCTACTAATAGGGTTTTAACCAAAGTAAAAGTATCTGGCGGTGGGCGTTGTAATGTTACCCATCATCAATTTGAAGCCAAATTATTAGTCCAAAATTATCCAAGAGGGCAAAAAGAACTCTTAGGACCTTTTCATAAATTCCAGCCAAAAGATACGGTAAATTGGTTTGCTGAACATGGTGTTACTTTAAAAGCCGAAGATGATGGAAGAATGTTTCCAACTTCAAATAACTCTCAAACAATTATTGATTGTTTAGAAAGAACTGCAAGTCAATTATCTATTTCGCTTAAGAAAAATTCTCTTGTGGTTGATATTAAAAAAAATGCCTCAGATTTATTTTTCCTTGAAACAAAATCTGGAGATAAATTTATTAGTAAAAAAATCTTAATTGCAACTGGTAGCGCTCCTTTTGGAGTAAAATTAGCTGAAATATTGGGACATAATTTAGTTTCTCCTGTTCCATCACTATTTACTTTTGAAATTTCAAATCCTTTAATTAAAGAATTATCTGGAACAAGTTTTCAAAATGTGCAGTTGGATTTAAAAGTAGGTGAAAAAGTTTTTCACCAGAAAGGGCCTTGTTTAATAACGCATTGGGGGCTTAGTGGACCTGCCGTATTAAAATTATCAGCATTTGCTGCAAGAGAACTTTTTCAGACAAATTATAAAGCTGAATTAATTGTTAATTGGGAACAAGGTCTTTCTTTCGAAAAAGCCATTTTAAATATTGAAAAAATTAAGAAAATTCATCCCAAAAAGAAAATAGTGAACGAAAACCCTTTTTCATTTAGCAAAAGATTTTGGGATTCATTATTACTTTATTTAAATATAGATGAAAACTTAATATATGCGGATTTAAATAAAAAAAGTATTATGGATATTGCAAAAGCAGTAACTGCAACAAAATTATTTGTTAATGGAAAAGGAGTTTTTAAAGAAGAATTTGTTACAGCAGGAGGAGTTAGCCGAGAAGAAATAGATTTTCGTACACTGGAAAGTAAACTTGTTAAAGGATTGTATTTTGCTGGAGAAATTCTTGATGTAGACGGAATTACTGGCGGGTTTAATTTTCAAAATGCATGGACAGGAAGCTGGTTAGCCGGGAATGATATAGCTAAAAAATTGTTGGAAAAAAGTTCTACTTAA
- a CDS encoding transporter substrate-binding domain-containing protein encodes MQKLKIINFNNIKLTLITFSLFFTQLHAKEITLCHEDNDSFPWILANEKGLSHIELRLVEKKLPDLKFKIQAMPWKRCLEELKENKFDGAFAASYKADRLQNGTYPGIPVNAKEGVPDESKRLHISEYALYVKKGSAIIWDGKKITGAKKVGAQSGFSILELLKKQKEEKNIEFLDDSAKNSVALLTKVANGNLDAAAVIVMQAEHAIKSNKELSALEKINPPLEKKPYFLILSHKFVTDNAEQAKKIWDSVAAVRESAEFKNKMKEAFK; translated from the coding sequence ATGCAAAAATTAAAAATAATTAATTTTAACAACATTAAATTGACTTTAATAACGTTTAGCTTGTTTTTTACTCAACTCCATGCAAAAGAAATTACCTTATGTCACGAAGATAATGACTCTTTCCCTTGGATTTTAGCTAATGAAAAAGGCTTAAGTCATATCGAATTAAGACTTGTCGAAAAAAAATTGCCAGATCTTAAATTCAAAATCCAAGCAATGCCTTGGAAGAGATGTTTAGAAGAATTAAAAGAAAACAAATTTGATGGAGCATTTGCTGCTAGCTATAAAGCAGACAGGTTACAAAATGGAACTTATCCAGGTATTCCTGTGAACGCAAAAGAAGGCGTTCCTGACGAATCAAAAAGGCTGCATATTTCCGAATATGCTTTGTATGTAAAAAAAGGTTCCGCAATAATATGGGATGGGAAAAAAATTACTGGAGCAAAAAAAGTAGGAGCACAAAGTGGATTTTCAATATTGGAATTATTAAAGAAACAAAAGGAAGAAAAAAATATTGAATTTCTTGACGATTCAGCAAAAAATTCAGTGGCCTTACTAACAAAAGTGGCAAACGGCAATTTAGACGCCGCTGCTGTCATAGTTATGCAAGCAGAACATGCAATTAAGTCAAACAAAGAACTGTCTGCACTTGAGAAAATTAATCCTCCCTTAGAGAAAAAACCGTATTTTTTAATCCTCTCGCATAAATTTGTTACAGACAATGCAGAACAAGCAAAAAAAATATGGGATTCAGTTGCTGCAGTAAGAGAATCAGCTGAATTTAAAAATAAAATGAAAGAAGCTTTTAAGTAG
- the dnaE gene encoding DNA polymerase III subunit alpha encodes MQQSSDEFVHLHIHSEYSILDGSIKLKKLIKELSKRGARAAALTDHDGMHGVLEFYLACQNEKINGIIGYEANIESAFMADKKQISHLILLAENNTGYANLIKLCTIANTSGKDAIFSNSTSINWSELEKYSEGLICLTSCLKGELAQHVLAENYDLADSYLNKLINIFGQNNLFVELIDNGLEEQKIIIDRLVAIANKNNLNIVATADVHYLNKKDKETHLSLLAIKNKLQKSDVRGMPSHIDFHLTTVEEMKEKFGKYPTALSNTVKIAERCNVKIDTKSIFMPDYRQRENESSDECLIRLSREGLELRKSSVQVWMGTLFTDEIWEDYKKRLEYELSVILKMKFSGYFLIVQDFINWAKEQNIPVGPGRGSAAGSLVTYALRITNIDPIRFNLLFERFLNPERISMPDIDTDFCQDRRGDVLNYVYQKYGNRAVSQIVTFGRMMAKNAIKNLARINGWSFHDSNEFAKLIPESPGITLEQAFQEEEKIRLKVENEEKTKSLWEGALEVEGTLSSLGIHAAGVIISDRALDERCPLLESEGQLLTQFENKYAEKIGLIKFDFLGLKTLTVIDNAVKLIRKRKKTDLDIEYIDLDDKKVYEMISTAHVTGIFQLESTGMRKLIADLKPTCFTDIIAVLALFRPGPLGSGMVEDFVKRKHGETQVEYPFPELEPILSDTYGVIVYQEQVQKIAAVLANYSLGEADLLRRAMGKKDKNEMERQKSRFVSGATENKHDPQKSAELFDLMAKFAEYGFNKSHTAAYGWVTYQTAWLKTYYPTEFMTAIMSCDLDNTDKIVGYVRDCKRMKIKILPPCVNHSRFEFSIPAENIIQFGLGAVKGLGSGIINMIVNEREAHGEFSTVPEFIARLDARKLNKKVMESLIKAGAFDAIASNRAELLANSDSWLRTIAKEAERDESTGYDIFGVFSNTSQQNSASLENNKEKIETKKSKYSFDFAPTRLPTLIKTEACSKKILNHLLSVQLKKTKPWNYLDQLNNEFSTLGFYMSGHPADLLRADIKEITEISLDQTAIHLEPDNVPDYKRKIVKVAGIVTMLLEKKNKEGNPFLVLKIEDGFGELEVTLFNKQFTAMQEPIKLNEAIIIECKLKKGIEEGSVKGIVQSIERISNKRIELIQGIVLKTEEKFLKEPENLILLEKILKQFKGQTLLFMKIEVPDRNVIIKAKLGNHSIIPTDQFILTIENTWPGILKVDRIYQKHVIN; translated from the coding sequence GTGCAACAGTCTTCTGACGAATTTGTCCATCTTCATATCCATTCCGAATATTCAATTCTTGATGGTTCGATAAAACTAAAAAAACTAATTAAAGAATTAAGTAAACGAGGGGCGAGGGCTGCTGCTTTAACCGATCATGATGGTATGCACGGTGTTCTAGAGTTTTATCTTGCTTGTCAAAATGAAAAAATAAATGGCATTATAGGCTATGAAGCAAATATTGAATCTGCTTTTATGGCTGATAAAAAACAAATTTCCCATTTAATTCTTTTAGCAGAAAATAATACTGGATATGCAAATTTAATAAAGCTTTGCACAATTGCAAACACGTCTGGTAAAGATGCTATATTCTCTAATTCAACTTCAATTAATTGGTCTGAGCTAGAAAAATATTCCGAAGGATTAATATGTTTAACTAGCTGTTTAAAAGGAGAACTTGCTCAGCATGTTCTTGCTGAAAACTATGATCTAGCTGATTCATATTTAAATAAATTAATTAACATATTTGGTCAAAATAATCTTTTTGTTGAACTCATAGATAATGGACTTGAGGAACAAAAAATAATTATTGATAGACTTGTGGCAATAGCTAATAAAAATAATTTAAATATTGTTGCAACCGCTGATGTTCATTATTTAAATAAAAAAGACAAAGAAACACATTTGTCATTACTTGCAATTAAAAATAAATTACAGAAGTCTGATGTTCGAGGAATGCCAAGTCATATAGATTTTCATTTAACTACTGTTGAAGAAATGAAAGAAAAGTTTGGAAAATATCCTACAGCATTAAGTAACACTGTTAAAATAGCAGAACGCTGCAACGTAAAAATTGATACAAAAAGTATTTTTATGCCTGATTATCGGCAGAGAGAAAACGAATCCTCAGATGAATGTTTAATTCGTTTATCTAGAGAAGGTTTGGAGTTACGCAAAAGTTCAGTCCAAGTTTGGATGGGTACACTTTTTACTGATGAAATTTGGGAAGATTATAAAAAACGTTTAGAATATGAGCTCTCAGTTATCTTAAAAATGAAATTTTCAGGCTATTTTTTAATCGTTCAAGACTTTATCAATTGGGCAAAAGAACAAAATATTCCTGTCGGACCAGGAAGAGGTTCTGCGGCAGGAAGTTTAGTTACGTATGCGTTACGAATTACAAATATCGATCCTATCCGCTTTAACTTACTGTTTGAGCGTTTCCTAAATCCTGAGCGTATTTCCATGCCTGATATTGATACTGACTTTTGTCAAGATAGACGTGGTGATGTTTTAAATTATGTCTATCAAAAATACGGCAATAGAGCAGTTTCTCAAATTGTTACTTTTGGTCGAATGATGGCGAAAAACGCCATTAAAAATTTGGCAAGGATTAATGGCTGGTCTTTTCATGACAGCAATGAATTTGCAAAATTAATTCCTGAATCTCCCGGTATAACCCTTGAACAAGCCTTTCAGGAAGAAGAAAAAATTCGCCTCAAAGTAGAAAATGAAGAAAAAACAAAATCGCTTTGGGAAGGAGCTTTAGAAGTAGAAGGTACTTTAAGCTCTTTAGGAATTCATGCTGCTGGAGTAATTATTTCGGATAGAGCATTAGATGAACGCTGTCCTTTGCTAGAATCGGAAGGTCAATTATTAACACAGTTTGAAAACAAATACGCCGAAAAAATAGGTCTCATAAAATTTGACTTTTTAGGCTTAAAAACCTTAACAGTAATTGATAATGCTGTAAAACTAATAAGAAAAAGAAAAAAGACTGATCTGGATATTGAGTATATCGATTTAGACGACAAAAAAGTTTATGAAATGATCTCTACAGCCCACGTAACAGGGATATTTCAGCTTGAGTCTACAGGTATGCGTAAACTTATTGCAGATCTAAAACCCACTTGTTTTACTGATATTATTGCCGTGCTCGCATTATTTCGTCCAGGCCCTCTGGGCTCAGGGATGGTTGAAGATTTTGTGAAAAGAAAGCATGGAGAAACACAAGTAGAATATCCATTTCCAGAACTAGAACCCATATTAAGTGACACTTATGGAGTTATAGTCTACCAAGAACAAGTACAAAAAATTGCTGCTGTCTTAGCAAATTACTCACTTGGTGAAGCTGACTTATTACGTAGAGCCATGGGTAAAAAAGATAAAAATGAAATGGAAAGACAAAAAAGTCGTTTCGTTTCCGGAGCTACAGAAAATAAACATGACCCGCAAAAATCAGCCGAACTTTTTGATCTGATGGCAAAATTTGCTGAATACGGGTTCAACAAAAGTCATACGGCGGCTTATGGCTGGGTAACTTATCAAACGGCATGGTTGAAAACCTATTACCCCACTGAATTTATGACTGCAATCATGTCCTGCGATTTAGACAATACCGATAAAATTGTTGGATACGTTCGCGATTGCAAACGCATGAAAATAAAAATTCTTCCCCCGTGTGTGAATCATTCCCGTTTTGAATTTAGTATTCCTGCTGAAAACATCATTCAGTTTGGATTAGGAGCAGTCAAAGGATTAGGTTCGGGAATTATAAACATGATCGTAAATGAAAGAGAAGCTCATGGAGAATTCTCTACTGTTCCAGAATTTATTGCTAGGCTAGATGCAAGAAAACTAAATAAAAAAGTGATGGAAAGTTTAATTAAAGCTGGCGCATTTGATGCTATAGCTTCCAATCGTGCAGAACTCTTAGCTAATTCAGATAGTTGGCTAAGAACTATTGCAAAAGAAGCAGAAAGAGATGAATCTACAGGCTATGATATTTTTGGCGTTTTTTCTAATACAAGCCAACAAAATTCTGCATCTTTAGAGAATAATAAAGAAAAAATTGAAACTAAAAAGTCAAAATATTCTTTTGACTTTGCACCAACCCGTTTGCCAACCTTAATTAAAACTGAAGCTTGTTCAAAGAAAATATTAAATCACTTATTGTCTGTTCAATTGAAAAAAACAAAACCTTGGAATTATCTTGATCAACTAAACAATGAATTTTCCACATTAGGTTTTTACATGTCTGGGCACCCTGCAGATTTATTGCGTGCTGATATTAAAGAAATAACTGAAATTTCCTTAGATCAAACAGCTATTCATTTAGAACCTGATAATGTACCAGATTATAAAAGAAAAATTGTTAAAGTAGCAGGTATAGTAACCATGCTTCTAGAGAAAAAAAATAAAGAAGGAAATCCTTTTTTAGTCTTAAAAATTGAAGATGGGTTTGGCGAATTAGAAGTTACTTTATTTAATAAACAATTTACAGCTATGCAAGAACCTATAAAACTTAATGAAGCAATTATCATAGAATGCAAATTAAAAAAAGGCATTGAAGAAGGAAGTGTCAAAGGAATTGTGCAAAGCATAGAACGAATTTCAAACAAACGCATTGAATTAATCCAAGGTATTGTTCTAAAAACAGAAGAAAAATTTCTAAAAGAACCTGAAAATTTAATTTTACTAGAAAAAATACTGAAACAGTTCAAAGGACAAACTTTATTATTTATGAAAATAGAAGTGCCAGATAGAAATGTTATTATAAAAGCAAAATTAGGAAATCATTCTATTATACCTACAGATCAATTTATTCTTACAATAGAAAATACTTGGCCAGGAATTTTAAAAGTAGATCGCATTTATCAAAAACACGTTATTAATTAA
- a CDS encoding DUF507 family protein translates to MKLSSEQLERLAERVFKVLKCSGHIELDYDTEERIEEKVIEQITNVLEDDSRTEDRLSREAERLVQQQSQIAKSSGKSYENLVDEVKIRLAKSKRVILGDDPERADSLAEKVLKAIWKIDSIDFYSEDMKVQNCIARAIHRFRIEDDRIIEAVEKIVNKKSGEEPYSHAWCIAYDKCYNEVRQRIAANQKSSDESPSMGG, encoded by the coding sequence ATGAAACTCTCCTCAGAACAACTTGAGCGACTAGCTGAACGAGTTTTTAAAGTATTAAAGTGTTCTGGACATATCGAACTAGACTATGATACCGAAGAACGCATAGAAGAAAAAGTTATAGAGCAAATTACAAACGTTTTAGAAGATGATTCTCGCACTGAAGACAGACTTTCAAGGGAAGCAGAGCGTTTAGTGCAACAACAAAGCCAAATAGCTAAATCATCTGGCAAAAGCTATGAAAACCTTGTTGATGAAGTTAAAATCCGTTTGGCTAAATCGAAACGGGTCATCCTCGGTGATGATCCTGAACGAGCTGATTCTCTAGCAGAAAAAGTACTAAAAGCGATTTGGAAAATCGACAGTATTGACTTTTATAGCGAAGATATGAAAGTTCAAAATTGTATTGCGCGAGCAATACACCGTTTTCGCATTGAAGACGACCGAATCATTGAAGCGGTCGAAAAAATCGTCAATAAGAAAAGCGGAGAAGAACCATACAGTCATGCTTGGTGCATAGCGTATGATAAGTGTTATAATGAAGTCCGCCAACGCATTGCAGCAAATCAAAAGTCTTCTGACGAATCTCCTTCAATGGGTGGCTGA